Proteins co-encoded in one Flavivirga eckloniae genomic window:
- a CDS encoding SusC/RagA family TonB-linked outer membrane protein yields MKKHKFKCTIHSYCRVLIALVPFIFNVEIGFSQSEKTYEVKGVIVDGNDNTPLVGATIQVENSSIGAATDFDGNYTLKIPESAEKILISHMGYYPITISFKPEKLDVFRVIQMFEDEQSLDEVTIVAFGTQKKESIISSISTIKPSGLRTSNGNLTTALAGRVAGLVSYQRSGEPGLDNAEFFIRGVTTFGYKRDPLILIDGIESSTTSLSRLQPDDIESFSIMKDATATALYGSRAANGVILVKTKEGIEGQVVVQLRVENSLSMPTRNIELADPITYMRLHNEAVKTRDGLSALPYTQEKIDRTIAGVNPYVYPVTDWRKELIKDYTMNQNANINVRGGGKVARYYVAGAFNQNNGLLKVDKRNDFNNNINLKTYSLRSNVNIDLTETTKMDVRLSGVFDEYKGPIGGGAKVYGDVMKTNPVLFPAFYPADEEHSYVEHIMFGNFDGGSGFYLNPYAEMVKGYREYSRSTMSAQLQLSQELSFITEGLKMRTMINTLRKSFFEVSRSYRPFWYQATSYNKLENTYNIIGLNEDSGTEYLDYTPGTRQVESSFYLESAIDYSRKFKDIHEITGLFVFMAQNRLNGNATTLQHSLPYKNVGLAGRATYGYDSRYFVELNFGYNASERFHKSNRWGFFPSAGIAWNVANEKFFEKLTGTISSLKLRATHGLSGNDAIGGPDDRFLYLSNVNMSDSSRGAAFGTNNGYRRSGISISRYSDPLISWEESQKSNIGIEMGLFNELNILVDLYKEQRTNILQTRASIPQEMGLTADPKANVGKAIGSGIDISLDYSKSFNNGFWLQGRANMTYAKSEYKVIEEYDYQDAYWRSRIGYSLNQEWGYLAERLFVDDIEAANSPKQNFGEYGGGDIKYRDINDDGQITELDLVPIGFPTIPEIVYGFGFSLGVKNFDLSMFFQGIARESFWIDADKTAPFIGEKQLLKAYANDHWSEENQNIYALWPRLTATEAGSKNNSQRSTWFMRDGSFLRLKQIEVGYSLPESILSKLYMTSCRFYITSTNPVLWSKFKLWDVEMGGNGLGYPIQKAFNLGANFSF; encoded by the coding sequence ATGAAAAAACATAAATTTAAATGTACAATACATAGTTATTGTAGAGTTCTTATTGCATTAGTGCCTTTTATTTTTAATGTTGAGATTGGATTTTCTCAATCGGAAAAGACTTATGAGGTTAAAGGAGTTATTGTAGATGGTAACGACAATACTCCCCTTGTTGGTGCAACAATACAAGTAGAAAATAGTTCAATTGGTGCGGCCACTGATTTTGATGGAAACTATACTTTGAAAATTCCTGAATCTGCTGAAAAAATCCTTATATCGCATATGGGGTATTACCCAATAACGATTTCTTTTAAACCAGAAAAGCTCGATGTTTTTCGTGTTATTCAGATGTTTGAAGACGAACAATCACTTGATGAGGTTACCATTGTGGCATTCGGGACTCAAAAGAAAGAGAGCATAATTTCTTCAATATCAACCATTAAGCCTTCTGGGTTAAGAACTTCTAATGGTAATTTAACAACCGCATTGGCAGGTAGGGTAGCAGGATTAGTATCTTACCAAAGAAGTGGAGAGCCTGGTTTAGATAACGCCGAATTTTTTATTAGAGGTGTTACAACGTTCGGCTACAAAAGAGACCCTTTGATTCTTATTGATGGTATCGAGAGTTCTACGACTTCCCTTTCAAGATTACAGCCAGATGATATAGAAAGTTTTTCAATTATGAAAGATGCTACAGCAACTGCATTATATGGAAGTAGAGCTGCTAATGGTGTTATTCTTGTTAAAACTAAAGAAGGTATTGAGGGGCAGGTTGTTGTTCAATTGAGAGTTGAGAATTCACTTTCTATGCCTACTCGAAACATTGAGTTGGCAGATCCTATTACATACATGAGGTTGCATAACGAAGCCGTTAAAACACGTGATGGATTAAGTGCTCTTCCTTATACACAAGAAAAGATTGATCGAACTATAGCAGGAGTTAATCCATATGTGTATCCTGTTACAGATTGGAGAAAGGAGCTTATTAAGGATTATACAATGAATCAAAATGCCAACATTAATGTAAGAGGTGGAGGTAAAGTTGCTCGTTATTATGTTGCAGGAGCATTTAATCAAAATAATGGATTATTGAAAGTCGATAAGCGAAATGATTTCAATAATAATATCAATTTGAAAACATATTCATTGAGATCTAATGTAAATATAGACTTAACCGAAACAACAAAGATGGATGTTAGGTTAAGTGGTGTATTTGATGAATATAAAGGTCCAATAGGAGGGGGAGCTAAAGTTTATGGTGATGTTATGAAAACTAATCCGGTGCTTTTCCCAGCTTTCTATCCTGCAGATGAAGAGCACAGTTATGTAGAGCATATTATGTTCGGTAATTTCGATGGTGGTTCAGGATTTTATTTAAACCCTTATGCAGAAATGGTAAAAGGGTACAGGGAATATTCAAGATCTACAATGTCCGCACAATTGCAATTAAGTCAAGAACTATCTTTTATAACCGAAGGGTTAAAAATGCGTACCATGATTAATACCTTGCGAAAATCTTTTTTCGAAGTATCACGTTCTTACAGGCCTTTTTGGTATCAAGCTACCAGTTATAACAAGCTTGAAAACACATACAATATTATTGGTCTTAATGAAGATTCAGGAACCGAATATTTAGACTATACCCCTGGAACAAGGCAAGTTGAATCAAGTTTTTATCTTGAATCTGCGATAGATTACAGTCGTAAGTTTAAAGATATTCATGAGATTACTGGACTTTTTGTGTTTATGGCTCAAAACCGATTAAATGGTAATGCAACAACTCTACAACATTCCTTGCCTTACAAGAATGTTGGCTTAGCTGGTCGTGCAACGTATGGGTATGATTCACGTTATTTTGTGGAATTAAATTTTGGTTACAATGCATCCGAGCGTTTTCATAAATCAAATAGATGGGGCTTTTTTCCATCCGCAGGGATAGCTTGGAATGTTGCTAATGAAAAGTTTTTTGAAAAACTAACGGGAACTATATCCAGTTTGAAACTTAGGGCTACACATGGATTGTCGGGTAACGATGCGATTGGAGGTCCAGATGATCGATTTTTATATCTATCAAATGTCAATATGAGCGATTCAAGTAGAGGCGCAGCTTTTGGAACCAATAATGGTTATAGGAGAAGCGGTATATCTATTTCGAGATACTCAGATCCATTAATCAGTTGGGAAGAGTCGCAAAAATCGAATATAGGTATAGAAATGGGTCTGTTTAATGAATTAAATATATTGGTAGACTTATATAAAGAACAACGAACTAATATTTTACAAACTCGAGCGTCTATTCCACAGGAAATGGGGCTTACAGCAGATCCTAAGGCTAATGTAGGTAAAGCCATAGGCTCGGGAATTGATATTTCACTGGATTATAGTAAAAGTTTTAATAATGGTTTTTGGTTACAAGGACGTGCGAATATGACGTATGCTAAATCTGAGTATAAAGTTATAGAAGAATATGATTATCAAGATGCATATTGGAGATCGCGTATAGGGTATTCTTTAAACCAGGAATGGGGATATCTTGCCGAAAGACTTTTTGTTGATGATATTGAAGCTGCAAATTCACCTAAACAAAATTTTGGTGAATATGGAGGAGGGGATATAAAGTACCGTGATATTAATGATGATGGTCAAATAACGGAACTAGATCTTGTGCCTATTGGATTTCCAACGATACCTGAAATTGTATATGGTTTTGGTTTTTCACTTGGCGTAAAAAACTTTGACCTTTCCATGTTTTTTCAAGGTATAGCTCGCGAGTCCTTTTGGATTGATGCTGATAAAACGGCACCATTTATTGGAGAAAAGCAGCTGCTTAAAGCATACGCCAATGATCATTGGTCTGAAGAGAACCAAAACATCTATGCGCTTTGGCCACGTTTAACCGCTACAGAGGCAGGTTCAAAAAATAATTCGCAACGCAGTACTTGGTTTATGCGTGATGGTTCTTTTTTACGATTAAAGCAAATTGAGGTAGGGTATTCTCTTCCAGAATCTATTCTATCTAAGCTATATATGACTTCTTGTAGATTTTACATAACGAGTACTAACCCTGTACTTTGGAGTAAATTTAAATTATGGGATGTTGAGATGGGTGGAAACGGTTTGGGGTATCCCATTCAAAAAGCGTTTAACCTAGGGGCTAATTTTTCTTTCTAA
- a CDS encoding DUF5000 domain-containing lipoprotein, with protein sequence MKNNVYFLIILNLLLLGCDSDVEKSALINASDAAPDQVSNVQIENIIGGAVISYNLPKSESLLYIVAEYELNNDKKVEQKASYFNNEIKLVGFGESKEYDVQLYSVSRGGKKSEPLNVVINPLEPQFKTTYKSLELIPDFGGFKLNFENLSESDLRIFVLATNSEGEVYTPETFYTKRKEGSLAVRGFKDVEQTFGVYVKDRWDNTSDTLYKKITPLFEEKIDKSKFKPLKLPGDTHQHHIDSNYRMEAMWDDVWGVGFSFHTKPITGMPQWFTIDLGTKAKLSRFKLHHQGSPFDHPSGPYKAGSPEKFELYGSNDPNADGSWDSWTLIGDFESRKPSGQAERTQEDWHYAAIEGEDFDFDSPEAYRYIRFKTTKTWGGVTYIYICELTFFGQVIE encoded by the coding sequence ATGAAAAATAACGTTTATTTCTTAATTATTCTGAACTTGCTATTACTGGGATGTGATAGCGATGTCGAAAAATCAGCATTGATTAACGCCTCAGATGCAGCTCCTGATCAAGTATCAAATGTTCAGATAGAAAATATTATCGGAGGTGCTGTAATTTCTTATAATCTACCTAAAAGTGAAAGTCTACTTTACATAGTGGCAGAATATGAGTTAAATAATGACAAAAAAGTTGAGCAAAAAGCGTCATACTTTAACAACGAAATTAAATTAGTTGGTTTTGGTGAATCAAAAGAATATGATGTTCAACTCTATTCCGTATCGCGAGGTGGGAAAAAATCAGAACCGCTTAACGTGGTTATAAACCCTTTAGAACCGCAATTTAAAACTACATATAAATCTTTAGAGTTAATTCCAGATTTTGGAGGATTTAAATTAAATTTTGAGAATTTAAGCGAATCAGATTTGAGAATCTTCGTATTGGCAACAAACTCTGAAGGAGAGGTTTATACTCCTGAAACTTTTTATACAAAACGAAAAGAGGGTAGTTTAGCTGTACGTGGATTTAAGGATGTAGAACAAACCTTTGGCGTTTATGTTAAAGATCGTTGGGACAACACTTCCGATACGCTTTACAAAAAGATAACGCCGCTTTTTGAAGAAAAAATTGATAAATCAAAATTCAAACCTTTAAAACTTCCAGGTGATACGCATCAACATCACATTGATTCTAATTACAGAATGGAAGCTATGTGGGATGATGTTTGGGGAGTTGGTTTTAGTTTTCACACAAAACCAATAACAGGAATGCCTCAATGGTTTACTATAGATTTAGGAACGAAGGCTAAACTAAGTAGATTTAAGTTACATCATCAGGGGTCGCCCTTTGATCATCCTTCTGGACCATACAAGGCAGGTTCTCCTGAAAAATTTGAGTTATATGGAAGTAACGATCCTAATGCTGACGGTTCTTGGGATAGTTGGACGCTAATAGGAGATTTTGAATCAAGAAAACCTTCAGGACAAGCAGAGCGTACACAAGAAGATTGGCATTATGCAGCTATAGAAGGTGAAGATTTTGATTTTGATTCTCCTGAAGCATATCGATATATACGTTTTAAAACTACAAAAACATGGGGCGGAGTTACTTACATATATATATGTGAGTTAACCTTTTTTGGTCAGGTAATTGAGTGA
- a CDS encoding RagB/SusD family nutrient uptake outer membrane protein, translating into MKIVLKTIFVTIIALQMLSCDEYLDVTPDNIATLDNVFNRRNTAEQYLFTCYSYIPSHASVNDNPGFLGADEMWSVPSSSNGNFQIAKGNQGVVEPYTNLWKRMYQGIRICNIFLENIETVPDLTSAEKNRWVSEVKFLKAYYHYTLLRMYGPIVLVKENLLVSDDVETVKVPRSPIDECFDYIIELLDESYKDLPDRIENEVSELGRITKAISISLKAQILVSVASPLFNGNSDYGGFRNKDGTPLFNSVYDEAKWQIAADACKAAIEYCESVGHRLYLYEPRFSQYDLSPTTLTKLSIRNSLTEKWNPEIIWANTNSYVIDLQGKATPRGLDPNLGDNGETRGDMAPPLKIVEKFYSANGVPINEDITYDYEGRFDLETPTAEHKYNLKEGYTTAKLNFNREPRYYASLGFDGGIWYGQGRYDDESDDLLFVSSKMGQPASMIVLHAFSTTGYWPKKFVHFQSIVNPGNTYTTENYPFPVIRLNDLYLLYAEALNEARGPSTEVYEYLDRVRTRAGIPNVERAWSDFSKNPGKVRSKDGLREIIHQERTIELAFEGYRFWDLRRWKTAVNELNKPITGWDLDQEEALGYYREKLIYKQTFIPRDYFWPIEEKAILSNSNLVQNPGW; encoded by the coding sequence ATGAAAATTGTATTAAAAACAATATTTGTAACTATAATAGCGCTACAAATGCTATCATGTGATGAATATTTGGATGTGACTCCAGATAATATAGCCACACTAGATAACGTCTTTAACCGTCGAAATACTGCTGAACAGTACCTGTTTACTTGTTATTCGTATATACCCTCTCATGCATCAGTAAATGATAACCCTGGTTTTCTTGGAGCAGATGAAATGTGGTCGGTACCTTCAAGTAGCAATGGTAATTTTCAAATAGCAAAAGGAAACCAAGGTGTTGTTGAACCCTATACAAATTTGTGGAAAAGGATGTATCAAGGCATTCGAATTTGTAATATATTTTTAGAGAATATTGAGACAGTACCTGATTTAACATCAGCTGAAAAAAATCGTTGGGTTTCCGAAGTGAAGTTTTTAAAAGCATATTATCACTATACATTACTAAGGATGTACGGACCTATTGTTTTGGTAAAAGAAAATCTTTTGGTGTCTGATGATGTAGAGACAGTTAAAGTTCCGAGATCACCAATAGATGAATGCTTTGATTACATTATAGAGTTGCTTGACGAGTCTTATAAAGACCTTCCCGATAGAATTGAAAATGAAGTTAGTGAACTTGGCCGAATTACAAAGGCAATTAGTATCTCCTTAAAAGCACAGATTTTGGTTTCTGTAGCTAGTCCACTGTTTAATGGTAATTCTGATTACGGAGGATTTAGAAACAAAGACGGTACACCACTTTTTAATTCTGTTTATGATGAGGCTAAATGGCAAATTGCCGCTGATGCCTGTAAAGCTGCAATTGAATATTGTGAATCTGTTGGTCATAGGTTGTATTTATATGAACCCCGATTCTCTCAGTATGATCTTTCTCCTACAACGCTTACAAAATTAAGTATAAGAAATTCTCTTACTGAAAAATGGAATCCAGAAATAATTTGGGCTAACACGAACAGTTATGTTATAGATTTACAAGGTAAAGCTACACCTCGTGGATTAGATCCAAACCTTGGAGATAATGGGGAAACTCGTGGCGATATGGCTCCGCCCCTTAAAATCGTGGAAAAGTTTTATAGTGCCAATGGCGTACCTATTAATGAAGACATAACATATGATTATGAAGGACGGTTCGACCTTGAAACGCCTACAGCAGAACATAAATACAACTTAAAGGAGGGTTACACTACAGCTAAATTGAATTTTAATCGAGAGCCTCGCTATTATGCAAGTTTGGGTTTTGATGGAGGAATCTGGTATGGTCAAGGTAGATACGATGACGAATCGGATGATTTACTTTTTGTTTCAAGTAAAATGGGACAGCCTGCATCCATGATTGTTCTTCATGCATTTTCAACTACTGGATACTGGCCGAAAAAGTTTGTTCATTTTCAAAGTATAGTGAATCCAGGAAATACATATACTACTGAAAATTATCCTTTTCCAGTAATTCGTTTAAATGACTTGTACTTATTATATGCTGAAGCTTTAAATGAAGCTAGAGGTCCATCAACCGAAGTATATGAGTATTTAGATAGGGTTAGAACTAGAGCAGGTATTCCTAATGTAGAGCGCGCATGGTCAGATTTTTCAAAAAATCCAGGAAAAGTAAGATCTAAAGATGGGCTACGAGAAATTATTCATCAGGAAAGAACTATAGAGCTTGCGTTCGAAGGATATCGTTTCTGGGATTTAAGACGATGGAAAACTGCTGTAAATGAATTAAACAAACCTATAACAGGTTGGGATTTAGATCAAGAAGAAGCATTGGGGTATTATCGTGAAAAACTTATATACAAACAAACCTTTATACCAAGGGACTATTTTTGGCCAATTGAAGAAAAAGCAATTTTATCGAACAGTAATTTGGTTCAAAATCCAGGTTGGTAG
- a CDS encoding DUF4998 domain-containing protein, giving the protein MNNRNFKYRNIRLLGILLILTLGFLIGCTKMDNTYEQFWKDGERIYPAPIKSVTSFSGFNRILLKGTIPKDPTVTKARVFWNYGNDSIEVPIASDRDDDTFSLYLEDMEESLYSFIIHTYDENGNKSIPVNAIGNSYGETYKASVLPRLMLSASHSDGELEIIWGGSSEASAIHTEIQYEGVSGKMESHIAKSDEQITTILNYDHSGNQTLKFRTFYLPDPTALDIVHTDFETFKVKGAIRILPKDNWTATASSFDGRNGTGRMATSAIDGDLSSIWVNQISPQTFFPHDITINLNEVVVGVEGIQILFGDRADTPKNIEIHGSKNGVDWSLMGTYPVLKNNNVQTFDLAAPEDIQYFKIVGLDSYGSNNIVIYEIWAFTR; this is encoded by the coding sequence ATGAACAATCGAAATTTTAAATATAGAAATATAAGATTATTAGGCATACTGCTCATACTTACGTTGGGTTTCTTAATAGGCTGCACAAAAATGGATAATACTTATGAGCAGTTTTGGAAAGATGGAGAAAGAATTTACCCAGCCCCAATTAAATCTGTAACTTCTTTTTCAGGGTTTAACAGAATACTTTTAAAAGGTACTATACCTAAAGACCCCACTGTAACCAAAGCTCGTGTGTTTTGGAACTATGGTAATGATTCAATTGAAGTTCCCATAGCATCAGATAGGGACGATGATACATTCAGTCTTTATTTAGAAGATATGGAGGAAAGCTTATATTCTTTTATTATCCATACTTATGATGAAAACGGAAACAAGTCTATTCCTGTTAATGCTATTGGTAATTCTTATGGTGAAACATATAAAGCATCCGTTTTACCAAGATTAATGTTATCTGCAAGTCATAGTGATGGTGAATTAGAAATAATCTGGGGAGGCTCTAGCGAAGCTTCAGCGATTCATACAGAGATACAATATGAAGGTGTCTCAGGGAAAATGGAAAGCCATATAGCTAAAAGCGATGAGCAAATAACAACCATACTGAATTATGATCATTCTGGCAATCAAACACTTAAGTTTCGTACTTTTTATTTGCCGGATCCAACAGCTCTAGATATTGTACATACTGATTTTGAAACCTTTAAAGTTAAAGGAGCTATACGTATTTTACCTAAAGATAATTGGACTGCAACAGCATCAAGCTTTGATGGTAGAAATGGAACGGGTAGAATGGCTACAAGTGCTATTGATGGTGATTTAAGCAGTATCTGGGTTAACCAAATTTCTCCGCAAACCTTTTTTCCGCATGATATTACAATAAATCTCAATGAGGTTGTTGTGGGGGTTGAAGGCATTCAAATTCTTTTTGGAGATAGAGCAGATACTCCTAAGAATATTGAGATTCATGGCAGTAAGAATGGTGTAGATTGGTCTTTAATGGGGACTTACCCAGTTTTAAAGAATAATAATGTGCAAACGTTCGATTTGGCTGCTCCTGAAGATATTCAATATTTTAAAATTGTTGGCCTTGATTCTTATGGCTCAAATAATATTGTAATATATGAGATTTGGGCTTTTACAAGATAA